In a single window of the Anaerotruncus rubiinfantis genome:
- a CDS encoding efflux RND transporter periplasmic adaptor subunit — MTETTDKKPQAEGQETAIDLLPEPDVQIQQEISRFTRKKPKKKWIILAVILVVVGGFGAFQVFGPKDTALPISTTTLEKTDLVNQISLSGTIESADSAKVYSKVSGGGLIQTVNVKVGDWVEAGDVLAQFDTEDLELSIAKQQASIAQAAKLNEHNIEVNRKKLENAQNNIDTGLDAELLAAENALRNAQQELNDARSEYNDAEDLHTSADDDLTKAEKAFYKAERERDDAEKAYNNALKDPDATDEEKKDLNDALKAKEDAYDEARRVLLNAEGAVDELSAERRSYRRARIAYENALASKNSIENSVNQSLDSYEDSIKGSELEADQTVSQLELKQLQKDLAESTVVAPISGTVTAVYAKEGAPASGSLLFVIENTDSLVVKTFVKEYDVATVKEGMKTEIKADATGEQVFDGEVQKIYPAAVKAEDGSTKSDSSSVEFETDVSLLSQDSGLRVGMNVRLNVIAAEKAGVYAVPFEAVATNQEGQEVVYTTTTDGEGRTIAKSIPVQAGMETDFYLEISAPELTDGMPIISSPAGITDGTEVRPLPAGMAAMNGVAVAG, encoded by the coding sequence ATGACGGAGACTACCGACAAAAAACCTCAGGCCGAGGGGCAGGAGACCGCAATCGACCTGCTGCCTGAGCCGGATGTTCAAATCCAGCAGGAGATCAGCCGGTTTACCCGTAAAAAGCCCAAAAAGAAATGGATTATCCTGGCGGTGATTCTTGTGGTTGTGGGCGGGTTTGGAGCCTTTCAGGTTTTTGGGCCGAAGGATACGGCGCTGCCAATTTCCACCACCACACTGGAAAAGACCGATCTCGTCAACCAGATCAGCCTTTCCGGCACGATCGAAAGCGCCGATTCCGCCAAGGTATATTCCAAGGTGAGCGGCGGAGGCCTCATCCAGACCGTGAACGTCAAGGTGGGGGACTGGGTGGAAGCGGGCGATGTGCTCGCGCAGTTTGACACCGAGGACCTCGAGCTTTCCATTGCAAAGCAGCAGGCGTCGATCGCCCAGGCCGCGAAACTCAATGAACATAACATTGAAGTCAACCGCAAAAAGCTGGAAAACGCCCAGAATAATATCGATACCGGGCTTGACGCGGAACTGCTCGCGGCGGAAAACGCCCTGCGCAACGCGCAGCAGGAGCTGAACGATGCGCGCAGTGAGTATAATGACGCCGAGGATCTACATACCAGCGCGGACGATGACCTGACCAAGGCGGAAAAAGCCTTCTACAAGGCGGAGCGGGAGCGCGATGACGCGGAAAAGGCATATAACAATGCGCTCAAAGACCCAGACGCGACCGACGAGGAGAAGAAGGACCTCAACGATGCGCTCAAAGCCAAAGAGGACGCTTATGACGAAGCGCGCCGGGTGCTGCTTAACGCGGAGGGCGCGGTCGACGAGCTTTCCGCCGAGCGCCGGTCCTACCGCCGCGCGCGGATCGCGTATGAAAACGCGCTCGCCAGCAAAAACTCCATCGAGAATTCGGTGAACCAGAGCCTCGACAGCTATGAGGACAGCATCAAGGGCAGCGAACTTGAAGCGGATCAGACGGTCAGCCAGCTCGAATTGAAGCAGCTGCAGAAGGATCTTGCCGAATCGACCGTCGTCGCGCCGATTTCCGGTACGGTCACCGCGGTCTACGCCAAAGAAGGCGCGCCCGCGAGTGGTTCGCTGTTGTTTGTCATCGAGAATACCGACAGCCTGGTCGTCAAGACCTTTGTCAAGGAATATGATGTGGCAACCGTAAAGGAAGGCATGAAAACCGAAATCAAAGCGGATGCGACCGGGGAACAGGTCTTTGACGGCGAAGTGCAGAAGATCTATCCGGCCGCGGTCAAGGCAGAGGACGGCTCGACCAAAAGCGACAGCAGTTCGGTCGAGTTTGAAACCGACGTTTCGCTGTTGTCACAGGATTCCGGCCTGCGTGTCGGCATGAATGTGCGTCTCAATGTGATCGCGGCTGAAAAGGCGGGCGTCTATGCCGTGCCGTTCGAGGCGGTTGCAACAAACCAGGAAGGGCAGGAGGTCGTTTATACCACTACGACCGACGGGGAAGGCCGGACCATCGCCAAATCCATCCCGGTACAGGCGGGGATGGAGACCGACTTTTACCTTGAAATTTCCGCACCGGAGCTCACCGACGGCATGCCGATTATTTCAAGCCCCGCCGGTATCACCGACGGAACCGAAGTAAGGCCGCTGCCGGCAGGCATGGCGGCGATGAATGGGGTGGCTGTGGCCGGATGA
- a CDS encoding V-type ATP synthase subunit K → MSSIFSNLGIAFAILGAALAAGFAGAGSAVGTGIAGQAAAGVVTGDPSKFSKVLILQLLPGTQGIYGLLIAFICLSNAGVIGTPVEISTAKGIMYMCACLPMAIAGYQSACYQGRASVGSINLVAKKPDQFGKAMIFPAMVETYAILALLISLLSINGVAGMNI, encoded by the coding sequence ATGTCTAGTATCTTCTCGAACCTCGGTATCGCATTCGCAATTCTCGGAGCCGCGCTCGCGGCCGGTTTCGCCGGCGCCGGAAGCGCGGTCGGCACCGGTATTGCCGGCCAGGCGGCCGCTGGCGTCGTCACCGGAGACCCCAGTAAATTCTCCAAGGTCCTGATCCTTCAGCTGCTCCCCGGCACCCAGGGCATCTACGGCCTGCTGATCGCATTTATCTGCCTGTCAAACGCGGGCGTCATCGGCACCCCGGTTGAGATCTCCACCGCAAAGGGCATTATGTATATGTGCGCCTGCCTGCCGATGGCGATCGCCGGTTATCAGAGCGCCTGCTACCAGGGCCGCGCTTCGGTCGGTTCGATCAACCTCGTTGCGAAAAAGCCGGACCAGTTTGGTAAAGCGATGATCTTCCCGGCAATGGTCGAAACCTACGCGATCCTCGCGCTGCTCATCTCCCTGCTGTCCATCAACGGCGTTGCTGGCATGAACATTTAA
- a CDS encoding V-type ATP synthase subunit I, producing the protein MAVLQMQRISICALKKDRKKILDTLQRCGVVEISDLSAQDPGFEKVDTSASKSQFEKAITAANQALEVLDTYNPVKSSMLSSLEGRKPVSAADYQSFESKYEQVLNQAQTLTALSRKIAENKAEILKLQAQLDSLEPWMGLGVSMRFDGTRSTAGFVGSFSDDLPLEAIYAGLAENAPNAGAVNVDIISHSADQTCVLILCARPDGPAVEAALRTMGFVRPASPSKLSPAEHKKEIEAALEAALTIIDAAEENIREFFGARDDLRFLIDYCNIRIEKYDAVGRSMQSKSTFFLTGYIPQVEAAALVPKLENSYDICVSISDPGEDEDVPVLLKNNGFAKPVESVVESYALPTKGEIDPTMIVACFYYLMFGLMFSDTGYGAMVTLGCGFVLWKFKNMEDGMRNMMKMFLYCGISTMFWGIMFSSYFGDVVDVIGRVFFGVDITIPPLWFIPLNEPMRLLVFCMGLGVIHLFIGLGIQLYQHLKAKRYYEAVTKVVFWYMLVGGGILLLLSTDMIANILQVQKLPATVGTVSTWVTIIGAVGITLTNGDSKNPVVKFIQGLYELYGVTSYLSDVLSYSRLLALGLATGVVGTVINQMGSMMGGSLVGAIVFILVFCFGHLLNFGIELLGAYVHTNRLQYVEFFGKFYEGGGRKFDPFAVHTKYYKIKEDTHNV; encoded by the coding sequence ATGGCGGTGCTGCAGATGCAACGCATCAGCATATGCGCGCTGAAAAAAGACCGCAAAAAAATTCTGGATACCCTGCAGCGGTGCGGCGTGGTCGAGATTTCAGATCTCTCTGCGCAGGACCCCGGTTTTGAAAAAGTGGATACGTCCGCTTCAAAATCGCAGTTTGAAAAAGCGATCACCGCTGCAAATCAGGCGCTTGAAGTGCTCGATACCTACAATCCGGTAAAAAGCTCCATGCTTTCCTCCCTGGAGGGTAGAAAACCGGTGTCCGCTGCGGATTATCAGAGCTTTGAATCCAAATATGAGCAGGTGCTCAATCAGGCGCAGACTCTGACGGCCCTCTCCCGAAAGATTGCCGAAAACAAGGCCGAAATCCTGAAATTGCAGGCACAGCTCGATTCGCTTGAGCCCTGGATGGGGCTGGGCGTTTCAATGCGCTTCGACGGCACCCGCTCCACCGCGGGCTTTGTTGGATCTTTCTCCGACGACCTCCCGCTCGAAGCCATCTACGCGGGGCTGGCCGAAAACGCCCCCAACGCCGGCGCGGTGAATGTGGACATCATCAGCCACAGCGCCGACCAGACCTGCGTGCTGATCCTCTGCGCGCGTCCGGACGGCCCGGCTGTGGAAGCCGCGCTGCGCACAATGGGTTTTGTCCGTCCCGCTTCCCCTTCCAAACTCTCCCCGGCGGAACATAAAAAGGAGATCGAAGCCGCGCTCGAAGCCGCGCTGACGATCATCGACGCCGCGGAGGAAAATATCCGCGAATTCTTCGGCGCTCGCGACGACCTGCGTTTCCTCATCGATTACTGCAACATCAGAATCGAAAAGTATGACGCGGTTGGCCGCTCGATGCAGTCGAAATCCACCTTCTTCCTTACCGGCTACATCCCGCAGGTCGAAGCGGCCGCGCTGGTGCCGAAGCTCGAAAACAGCTACGACATCTGCGTTTCGATATCCGATCCCGGCGAGGATGAGGATGTCCCGGTGCTTCTGAAAAACAACGGCTTCGCCAAACCGGTTGAAAGCGTCGTGGAATCCTATGCGCTGCCAACCAAGGGCGAAATCGACCCGACCATGATTGTTGCCTGTTTCTATTATCTGATGTTCGGGCTCATGTTCTCCGACACCGGCTACGGCGCGATGGTCACGCTCGGCTGCGGGTTTGTCCTGTGGAAGTTTAAGAACATGGAGGACGGAATGCGCAACATGATGAAAATGTTCCTCTACTGTGGAATCTCCACCATGTTCTGGGGCATCATGTTCTCCAGCTACTTCGGCGATGTGGTCGACGTGATTGGGCGGGTTTTCTTCGGGGTCGATATCACCATCCCGCCGCTCTGGTTCATCCCGCTCAATGAACCGATGCGCCTGCTCGTTTTCTGTATGGGGCTTGGCGTCATCCACCTGTTCATCGGCCTGGGCATTCAGCTTTACCAGCATCTCAAAGCGAAGCGCTACTATGAAGCTGTTACCAAGGTCGTCTTCTGGTACATGCTCGTCGGCGGCGGTATCCTGCTGCTGCTTTCAACCGACATGATCGCAAATATCCTCCAGGTCCAGAAGCTGCCCGCCACAGTGGGAACCGTTTCGACCTGGGTCACGATTATCGGCGCGGTCGGCATCACCCTCACGAACGGCGACTCGAAAAACCCGGTCGTCAAATTCATCCAGGGCCTTTACGAGCTGTACGGCGTGACCAGCTACCTGAGCGATGTACTTTCCTACTCCCGCCTGCTGGCGCTGGGACTCGCAACCGGTGTTGTGGGCACCGTCATCAACCAGATGGGTTCCATGATGGGCGGCAGCCTCGTGGGCGCGATCGTGTTTATCCTGGTGTTCTGTTTCGGGCACCTTTTAAACTTCGGCATCGAGCTTCTGGGCGCATATGTGCATACCAACCGTCTCCAGTATGTCGAGTTCTTCGGTAAATTTTATGAGGGTGGCGGACGGAAGTTTGACCCGTTCGCAGTGCATACAAAATATTACAAAATCAAGGAGGACACCCATAATGTCTAG
- a CDS encoding MBG domain-containing protein, with product MKNANRPLFWLLILTAVLTVALSGMSVFAQEDPILPGSSSSADLGSSEGVPANSTPVTTSIALSYENMQASGITYGQALSESKLTGTAKAGSETVAGSFSWSDTDKTAKPDAGTHTYQATFRPTTTPADTEYTNLTVSVSVDVAKRTVTVTPKSGQGKVYGATDPALTYDYSVAEGMPQAPQFTGTLSRDPGENAGNYAIEQGSLTVSEDYTIHFTSGVNFTISRLPITVSPTAGLAKTYRPGTPDPDPALTFRVLRNSDGADLGNVLTGSLSRAAGENAGSYPIGLGTVTNAGNPNYDISISAAQFTINALPVTVTPKEGQWRYYVPGSTAAETIPVEYDVSVSAGYDAAAVKKELGNLSCSVGPGAGSYAITKDGFAANANYTVDFVGKNYEVQALPVTVTPNANQKKTYGDADPAAYGYSVSADLSADLLAKAEAELGSGLLTRESGNTVKTYPFKLNGSYPNYVISLQSGSFEIVKREVTLNLLSASKPYDGTTSLSLSHLSYSFNNMAGGDTLRLGAVSGHFSSAGSAFQDTQVTATLTSASLDSAAAVNYTLKNQFPLTVNNSSTKITKKSSVGTPTASQINQWMADNAVAANDMDTIDEIVRAVRNMSASEKKRLNATAVTRLGNLYANVHGVRERVRVSYDTSFSSSRRMPDDADNYAYGAAMASQLSYGTATVEISQQSPSGKAKLQFTARLWDGSSYVTARTPVRLKVALPSGFDRSEDYYVRTSGGDELGVSIYRSGSYYYAEFTATTMTTFRFMVDDSDDDDDDDDDDDDDYEVSEFWEDVIDRISDADRGDTVRVSVGSRTSMAADVLRELEGRSVTLVLRRSNGETITIYGRDIDRIPSSRDSYTMKTLASLYDSSSSSSKSSSSSKSSSSSKASSSGNYAPVISSSTAWTPPSAWTPAAPTWTPSSSTSSASSKEEPMSEPEDSEEEEPDIVIKAEEDEDSSSEESSGARPVGGEPMDSKRFGLFAVLVVAAAALAAGGITLGVWLYRRNQEDD from the coding sequence ATGAAAAATGCAAACCGGCCGCTTTTCTGGCTGCTTATTTTAACCGCCGTTTTGACAGTGGCGCTGTCCGGAATGAGCGTTTTTGCACAGGAGGACCCGATTCTGCCAGGCAGCAGTTCATCGGCGGATTTGGGATCATCGGAAGGGGTGCCGGCGAACTCTACTCCGGTGACGACCAGTATTGCGCTGAGCTACGAAAATATGCAGGCGTCGGGGATCACCTACGGACAGGCGCTTTCGGAATCAAAGCTGACCGGCACCGCCAAAGCCGGAAGCGAGACGGTTGCGGGGTCCTTCAGTTGGTCGGACACCGACAAGACCGCCAAACCGGACGCGGGCACACACACCTATCAGGCGACCTTTAGACCGACGACGACTCCGGCCGATACGGAATATACGAATCTGACAGTCAGCGTTTCGGTTGATGTGGCCAAGCGGACGGTCACCGTCACACCGAAAAGCGGACAGGGAAAGGTTTACGGCGCCACAGACCCGGCGCTGACGTATGACTATTCGGTCGCGGAGGGAATGCCACAAGCGCCTCAGTTTACCGGTACACTTTCCCGCGACCCGGGGGAAAATGCGGGCAACTATGCAATCGAGCAAGGAAGCCTGACCGTCTCCGAGGATTACACGATCCATTTTACCAGTGGCGTGAATTTCACAATTTCGCGGCTGCCTATCACGGTGTCGCCCACCGCCGGCCTTGCCAAGACCTACCGTCCTGGGACACCGGACCCTGATCCGGCGCTCACCTTCCGTGTCCTGCGCAATTCGGACGGCGCCGACCTGGGGAACGTTCTGACCGGAAGCCTTTCGCGCGCTGCGGGCGAAAATGCGGGGAGTTATCCGATCGGGCTCGGCACGGTGACGAATGCGGGGAACCCGAACTACGATATCTCCATCTCCGCCGCGCAGTTCACAATCAACGCGCTGCCGGTTACGGTGACGCCGAAAGAGGGTCAGTGGCGTTACTATGTGCCGGGCAGTACTGCGGCGGAAACGATCCCTGTGGAATACGACGTTTCGGTCTCGGCTGGATACGATGCGGCCGCGGTCAAGAAGGAACTGGGCAATCTTTCGTGCAGCGTCGGGCCGGGCGCTGGAAGCTATGCCATCACGAAGGACGGTTTTGCGGCAAATGCCAATTATACGGTCGATTTTGTGGGGAAAAACTACGAAGTTCAAGCGCTGCCGGTGACTGTCACGCCAAACGCGAACCAGAAGAAAACATACGGGGACGCAGACCCTGCGGCATATGGCTACAGCGTGTCGGCGGACCTGTCCGCCGATCTGCTGGCAAAGGCTGAAGCCGAACTGGGAAGCGGGCTTCTGACCCGCGAAAGCGGGAATACGGTGAAAACTTATCCGTTCAAATTGAATGGCAGTTATCCCAATTATGTCATTAGTTTGCAGAGCGGGAGTTTTGAGATCGTTAAGCGGGAGGTTACGCTCAACCTGCTTTCGGCGAGCAAGCCCTATGACGGCACAACCTCCCTTTCGCTTTCGCATCTCAGCTACAGCTTTAACAATATGGCCGGCGGGGATACTTTGCGGCTTGGTGCCGTGAGCGGGCATTTCAGCAGCGCCGGATCGGCGTTTCAGGACACGCAGGTAACTGCGACGCTCACATCGGCTTCGCTCGACAGCGCGGCAGCGGTAAACTATACGCTTAAAAATCAATTCCCGCTGACCGTGAACAATTCCAGCACCAAGATCACAAAAAAATCCTCCGTCGGTACGCCGACCGCATCGCAGATCAACCAGTGGATGGCGGACAATGCGGTTGCGGCGAACGATATGGATACGATCGATGAGATCGTTAGGGCGGTTCGCAACATGAGCGCGTCCGAAAAGAAGCGGCTGAACGCCACTGCGGTCACCCGGCTCGGCAACCTGTATGCCAATGTGCATGGGGTGCGGGAACGCGTTCGTGTCTCCTACGACACCTCCTTCTCTTCAAGCAGAAGAATGCCGGACGATGCGGATAATTATGCTTACGGCGCGGCAATGGCTTCCCAGCTCAGCTATGGTACCGCCACGGTCGAAATTTCCCAGCAGAGTCCTTCCGGGAAGGCCAAGCTGCAATTCACGGCGCGCCTGTGGGATGGAAGTTCATATGTGACCGCCCGCACGCCGGTCCGGCTGAAGGTCGCGCTGCCCAGTGGCTTTGACCGTTCGGAGGACTATTATGTACGCACCAGCGGCGGGGATGAACTTGGCGTTTCGATCTACCGCAGCGGCAGCTATTATTATGCGGAATTCACCGCCACAACAATGACAACCTTCCGGTTTATGGTGGACGATTCGGATGACGACGATGATGACGATGATGACGATGACGACGATTATGAGGTTTCCGAATTTTGGGAGGATGTGATCGACCGCATCAGCGATGCGGACCGTGGAGATACCGTGCGGGTCAGCGTTGGGTCGCGCACCTCGATGGCGGCGGATGTCCTGCGCGAGCTGGAAGGCCGCTCGGTTACGCTGGTGCTGCGCCGTTCCAACGGGGAGACAATCACCATCTATGGACGGGACATCGACCGCATCCCTTCCTCCCGTGACAGCTATACGATGAAGACGCTGGCTTCGCTTTATGATTCGTCCAGCTCCTCCTCGAAATCTTCCTCCAGTTCAAAAAGCAGCAGTAGCAGCAAGGCGAGCAGCTCCGGCAACTACGCGCCGGTGATTTCCTCTTCGACGGCCTGGACGCCTCCTTCAGCCTGGACGCCCGCCGCCCCGACGTGGACGCCGTCCTCTTCGACGAGCTCCGCTTCGTCAAAAGAGGAGCCCATGAGCGAGCCGGAAGATTCCGAAGAGGAGGAACCGGATATTGTGATCAAGGCGGAAGAGGATGAGGATTCCTCCTCGGAGGAGTCCTCCGGAGCGCGGCCGGTTGGCGGCGAACCGATGGATTCCAAACGATTTGGGTTGTTTGCGGTGCTTGTAGTGGCAGCGGCCGCGCTGGCGGCGGGCGGCATTACGCTCGGCGTATGGCTTTATCGCAGGAATCAGGAAGATGATTGA
- a CDS encoding ABC transporter ATP-binding protein — MSDMKQNAAQRPIIDMRGIIKRFYIGQPNELTILKGIDLTVRKGEFVSIVGQSGSGKSTLMNIVGALDRPTLGDYTLDGVPMRDVPDDMLSEIRNCKIGFVFQTFNLIPRTSALSNVALPMLYAGVPAGRRNARAKELLEQVGMADRMKHQPNELSGGQKQRVAIARAMANDPSIILADEPTGALDSETGRLVMDLFHRLHQEQGKTIVLITHNPELAAETERIVTISDGQITGVRQGGAVHA, encoded by the coding sequence ATGAGTGACATGAAGCAAAACGCCGCGCAGCGTCCGATTATTGACATGCGCGGAATCATTAAGCGCTTTTACATCGGCCAGCCGAATGAGCTCACCATTCTGAAGGGCATCGACCTCACGGTGCGCAAAGGGGAATTTGTCTCGATCGTGGGGCAGTCCGGCTCAGGCAAGTCGACACTGATGAACATCGTCGGCGCGCTTGACCGCCCTACGCTGGGCGATTATACCCTCGATGGCGTCCCGATGCGGGATGTCCCGGACGATATGCTTTCTGAAATCCGAAACTGCAAAATCGGGTTCGTTTTTCAGACCTTTAACCTCATCCCGCGCACCAGCGCGCTTTCAAATGTCGCGCTGCCGATGCTCTATGCGGGTGTCCCGGCGGGCAGGCGCAACGCGCGCGCTAAAGAGCTGCTTGAGCAGGTGGGGATGGCCGACCGGATGAAACACCAGCCAAACGAGCTTTCCGGCGGTCAGAAACAGCGTGTGGCGATTGCACGCGCCATGGCAAACGACCCGTCGATCATCCTCGCGGACGAACCGACCGGCGCGCTTGACAGTGAAACCGGACGGCTGGTCATGGATCTTTTCCACCGGCTGCATCAGGAACAGGGCAAGACGATCGTGCTCATTACCCATAACCCGGAGCTGGCCGCGGAAACCGAGCGGATCGTCACCATCAGCGACGGGCAGATTACCGGTGTGCGGCAGGGAGGTGCGGTGCATGCTTAA
- a CDS encoding V-type ATP synthase subunit E, whose translation MTGLEKILKQIHDEAQQKADEVIAQAKTEAAQIVENAKAEAKIQCGYIDEQSETAVQNYIASTKSAADLARRRAILTAKQEIIGAAIADAQQSIYSLPDADYFALILKMAGKFALAQDGEILFSPRDLARLPAGFAESLGKVISGEKLTISKETRDIDGGFVLVYGGIEENCSIEALFYAAREDLQDKVQELLFA comes from the coding sequence ATGACAGGACTCGAAAAAATCTTAAAGCAGATTCACGACGAAGCCCAGCAGAAGGCGGACGAGGTCATCGCGCAGGCCAAAACCGAAGCGGCCCAGATCGTTGAGAATGCCAAAGCGGAAGCGAAGATCCAGTGCGGCTATATCGACGAGCAGTCCGAAACGGCGGTGCAGAACTACATTGCTTCCACCAAATCCGCCGCCGACCTTGCGCGTCGGCGCGCGATCCTCACCGCAAAGCAGGAGATCATCGGCGCGGCCATCGCGGACGCGCAGCAGTCGATCTATTCCCTGCCGGATGCGGACTACTTCGCCCTGATTCTGAAAATGGCCGGAAAATTTGCGCTCGCGCAGGACGGCGAGATCCTTTTCTCCCCCCGCGACTTGGCGCGCCTGCCCGCCGGCTTTGCGGAAAGCCTTGGCAAGGTGATTTCGGGCGAAAAGCTCACCATTTCCAAAGAGACCCGCGACATTGACGGCGGTTTCGTGCTGGTGTACGGCGGCATCGAGGAAAACTGCTCGATCGAAGCCCTCTTCTACGCCGCGCGCGAAGACCTGCAGGATAAGGTACAGGAGCTCCTCTTTGCATAA
- a CDS encoding V-type ATPase subunit, translating into MSSDLSYIYAVARIRSNELTLFSSQTIEQLLATKSYSECMRLLMDKGWGDLAVANPTAEELLAMEREKTWEVIREVVDDMSVFDVFLYANDYHNLKAAIKQVCTGDEDFGIYMKNGTVDVDLILTCLRDRNFAMLPEGMRAAAEEGYNALARTHDGQLCDIIIDRAALEAIYKAGKDSENELIRKYAEMTVVAADVKIAVRCHRTGKPLEFIRRALCPCDSLDVTRLARAAMEGVDSIGNCLSSTEFAAGAPILEQSSAAFERYCDNAIIEMIQSQQYVAHGVGPLAAYILGRENEIKTVRIILSGKLNGLPDSVVRERVRDMYV; encoded by the coding sequence ATGTCTTCTGATTTGTCATATATCTATGCGGTTGCGCGCATCCGCTCCAATGAACTGACCCTCTTTTCCAGCCAGACGATCGAACAGCTCCTTGCGACCAAAAGCTACAGCGAATGCATGCGTCTGCTCATGGACAAAGGCTGGGGCGACCTTGCGGTCGCGAACCCCACCGCTGAAGAGCTGCTCGCGATGGAACGGGAAAAGACTTGGGAAGTGATCCGCGAAGTGGTAGACGACATGTCGGTGTTCGACGTGTTCCTCTACGCGAACGACTACCACAATCTCAAAGCGGCCATCAAGCAGGTCTGTACCGGCGACGAGGATTTCGGCATCTACATGAAAAACGGCACGGTGGATGTGGACCTGATCCTCACCTGCCTGCGCGACCGGAATTTCGCCATGCTGCCTGAAGGCATGCGCGCCGCGGCCGAAGAGGGCTACAACGCGCTCGCTCGCACCCATGACGGCCAGCTGTGCGACATCATCATCGACCGCGCGGCGCTCGAAGCGATTTACAAAGCGGGCAAGGATTCGGAAAACGAGCTGATCCGCAAGTATGCCGAGATGACCGTCGTGGCGGCGGATGTGAAGATCGCGGTGCGTTGCCACCGCACCGGCAAACCCCTCGAATTCATCCGCCGGGCACTGTGCCCATGCGACAGTCTCGATGTAACCCGCCTCGCGCGCGCCGCGATGGAAGGGGTTGATTCGATCGGCAATTGCCTTTCCTCAACCGAATTTGCCGCAGGCGCCCCGATCCTGGAGCAGTCCTCTGCGGCGTTTGAGCGGTACTGTGACAACGCGATCATCGAGATGATCCAGTCGCAGCAGTATGTGGCCCACGGCGTCGGCCCGCTGGCCGCCTATATCCTTGGCCGTGAAAACGAGATCAAAACAGTTCGGATCATCCTTTCGGGCAAGCTCAACGGCCTGCCGGACAGCGTGGTCCGGGAAAGGGTAAGGGATATGTATGTATAA
- a CDS encoding ABC transporter permease, with product MLNLRENIQLAVNGLRSNKMRALLTMLGIIIGISSVITIVTVGDSMTASVTSVFADMGANSFQLRITDKPDENGNTNWNRQYEKEDYISDEMLAIYNEQFGDEIDVWGATVNVGPGQVQVGRKQEDINMLGINANALGIQNIEIVAGHDISEREVSGDKQVAVISEKMAEKLFPGVPQQQALGQEIKVRASQGLYTFTIVGLYHYEVTGMMAGMVGDTNNLVIVPTGVAKQIALDGGASDTIENYYGIQVKAKPGVDVEDFAQRSEAFFNKAFYRGNKYVEVFAENMDSMIGSMTSMMDTMKLAISVIAAISLLVGGIGVMNIMLVSVTERTREIGTRKALGAKNSAIRVQFIVESMIICLIGGAIGVLLGTTLGRLGSVALGAPGWPSLSIVLVAVAFSMGIGVFFGYYPANKAAKLDPIEALRYE from the coding sequence ATGCTTAACCTGAGGGAAAACATCCAGCTCGCCGTCAACGGCCTGCGGTCAAATAAGATGCGCGCGCTCTTAACCATGCTGGGCATCATCATCGGCATCTCGTCGGTCATCACGATCGTCACAGTGGGTGATTCGATGACAGCGTCGGTCACCAGTGTTTTTGCGGACATGGGCGCGAACAGCTTTCAGCTCAGGATCACTGATAAGCCGGATGAAAACGGCAATACCAACTGGAACCGCCAGTACGAAAAGGAAGATTACATCAGCGACGAAATGCTTGCAATCTACAACGAACAGTTCGGAGATGAAATTGACGTCTGGGGCGCCACCGTGAATGTCGGCCCCGGGCAGGTTCAGGTGGGCCGCAAACAGGAAGATATCAATATGCTTGGCATCAACGCGAACGCCCTTGGCATTCAGAACATTGAAATCGTTGCCGGGCATGATATCTCCGAACGGGAGGTCAGCGGCGACAAACAGGTGGCGGTCATCTCGGAAAAGATGGCGGAGAAGCTCTTCCCCGGCGTCCCCCAACAGCAGGCGCTTGGTCAGGAGATCAAGGTGCGCGCCTCCCAGGGGCTTTACACTTTCACTATTGTGGGCCTCTATCATTATGAGGTCACGGGTATGATGGCGGGGATGGTGGGGGATACCAACAATCTGGTGATTGTGCCCACCGGAGTGGCCAAGCAGATCGCTCTGGACGGCGGCGCGAGCGATACGATTGAGAACTACTACGGTATCCAAGTCAAGGCAAAACCCGGTGTGGACGTGGAGGACTTCGCACAGCGAAGCGAAGCATTCTTTAACAAGGCTTTCTACCGCGGCAACAAGTACGTGGAGGTCTTCGCGGAAAATATGGACAGCATGATCGGCAGCATGACCTCCATGATGGATACCATGAAGCTGGCCATCTCGGTGATCGCGGCGATTTCGCTGTTGGTTGGCGGAATCGGCGTCATGAACATCATGCTTGTCTCGGTCACCGAACGCACCCGGGAAATCGGCACCAGAAAGGCGCTCGGCGCGAAAAACAGCGCCATCCGCGTGCAGTTTATCGTCGAATCGATGATCATCTGCCTCATCGGCGGGGCGATCGGCGTGCTGCTCGGCACGACGCTCGGCCGGCTGGGTTCGGTCGCGCTCGGCGCGCCGGGCTGGCCTTCGCTTTCGATCGTGCTGGTCGCGGTGGCTTTTTCAATGGGAATCGGCGTGTTCTTCGGGTATTATCCGGCGAACAAAGCGGCAAAACTTGATCCGATCGAGGCGCTGCGCTACGAATAA